Proteins co-encoded in one Deinococcus carri genomic window:
- a CDS encoding DUF1963 domain-containing protein — MSRLRQVREQAGPIFKRYHPEHGAALPLILKPVINLEAQEVPDASLPVGGSKLGGLPDLGTQPWPEDAGDPMLFVAQFNLTELRPFDEDALFPLSGLLSFFLGRRAIENGRMEPEHWAVRYEPALEALRRASPPPETDGEWATPAHAVAFCAGMHPWGDVGIGQADGIRLSLHYEQVIFDPEWQAVTGEGDLTGEAYLLGDTVATMLESAAEEEGETALLTLPHTSGVFPFVDQGNRLSFAFLIPRADLTGADFRRVRLTYHMS; from the coding sequence AACACGGGGCCGCCCTGCCGCTGATCCTCAAGCCGGTGATCAACCTGGAAGCGCAGGAGGTCCCCGATGCTTCACTGCCCGTCGGGGGCAGCAAGCTGGGCGGCCTGCCTGACCTGGGGACGCAGCCCTGGCCGGAGGACGCTGGAGACCCCATGCTTTTCGTGGCCCAGTTCAATCTGACCGAGTTGAGGCCCTTTGATGAGGACGCCCTGTTTCCGCTGTCCGGACTGCTGAGTTTCTTTCTGGGACGGCGGGCCATCGAGAACGGCCGGATGGAACCCGAACACTGGGCGGTGCGGTACGAGCCAGCCCTCGAAGCGCTGCGGAGGGCCTCCCCGCCCCCGGAAACCGACGGGGAATGGGCCACTCCAGCGCACGCCGTCGCCTTTTGCGCAGGAATGCATCCCTGGGGTGACGTTGGGATAGGGCAAGCGGACGGAATCCGGCTCTCCCTGCATTACGAGCAGGTCATCTTTGACCCGGAATGGCAGGCGGTGACGGGTGAAGGGGACCTCACCGGAGAGGCATATCTGCTGGGCGACACGGTGGCGACAATGCTTGAGAGCGCAGCAGAGGAGGAAGGGGAAACGGCCCTGCTGACCCTGCCCCACACCTCGGGGGTCTTTCCCTTCGTGGACCAGGGCAACAGGCTGTCCTTCGCCTTCCTCATCCCCCGCGCCGACCTCACAGGCGCAGATTTTCGCCGCGTGCGGCTGACATACCACATGTCCTGA
- the ispF gene encoding 2-C-methyl-D-erythritol 2,4-cyclodiphosphate synthase, which yields MTPAPLPSRIGYGEDAHRLAQGRALVLGGVPIPHAERGAVAHSDGDAVLHAVADALLSGLALGDIGQYYPDTAAENAGLDSREILAHALALVREWKYAPANVALVVTLDRPKLGPLRADIARNVAALLGLNETEVGVSFKTSEGLAPDHVQVRVTVLLARVEG from the coding sequence ATGACCCCTGCCCCCCTGCCCTCCCGCATCGGCTACGGAGAAGACGCGCACCGCCTGGCCCAGGGGCGGGCGCTGGTGCTGGGCGGCGTGCCCATCCCGCACGCCGAGCGCGGCGCGGTGGCGCACAGCGACGGGGACGCGGTGCTGCACGCCGTCGCGGACGCGCTGCTGTCGGGCCTGGCGCTGGGGGACATCGGGCAGTATTACCCCGACACCGCCGCCGAGAACGCGGGGCTGGACTCGCGGGAGATTCTGGCCCATGCGCTGGCGCTGGTGCGCGAGTGGAAGTACGCCCCGGCGAACGTGGCGCTGGTGGTCACGCTCGACCGGCCCAAGCTGGGGCCACTGCGCGCCGACATCGCCCGCAACGTGGCCGCCCTGCTGGGCCTGAATGAAACGGAGGTGGGCGTGAGCTTCAAGACTTCCGAGGGCCTCGCACCCGACCACGTGCAGGTGCGAGTGACGGTGCTGCTGGCGCGGGTGGAAGGGTGA